A section of the Anticarsia gemmatalis isolate Benzon Research Colony breed Stoneville strain chromosome 28, ilAntGemm2 primary, whole genome shotgun sequence genome encodes:
- the edl gene encoding ETS-domain lacking: MPTQARCDRVPPPHAKWDALDLRVLQEDDLPLDPRTWGRSEVGTWVARRGGLPERFPMNGKALCLMSKDMFASRVPGNGHVLYQDFRRRLSKALALQELVEKLSGH; the protein is encoded by the exons ATGCCGACCCAAGCTCGCTGCGACAGAGTGCCCCCTCCTCATGCCAAATGGGATGCCCTGGACCTCAGGGTCTTGCAAGAAGATGACCTGCCTCTAG ACCCTCGAACCTGGGGCCGCTCGGAGGTAGGCACGTGGGTGGCCCGCCGTGGTGGTCTACCTGAACGGTTCCCGATGAACGGGAAGGCATTGTGTTTGATGTCCAAAGATATGTTCGCGAGTCGAGTCCCGGGCAACGGACATGTTTTATATCAg gacTTCAGAAGACGTTTATCAAAAGCATTGGCGCTTCAAGAATTAGTAGAAAAATTATCTGGACActga